AATTATAACAATAGAGCACCATCGATACATAGTACATGTTTTATAGCTCATGGTGTGGTAATTGTCGGGGACGTCAAAATCGCCAAAGACGTAAGTATATGGTATAACAGCGTTTTAAGGGCCGATGTTAATAAAATCATCATTGGAGAAAAAACAAATATTCAGGACAGCTGTATTGTTCACGTGGGACATAATGAGCCATGCATTATTGGTCGAGAGGTGACGATCGGTCATGGAGTAAATCTTCATGGGTGCACAATAAAGGATAATGCAGTTATTGGAATAGGATCGATTATATTGAGTGGAGCGATTATTGGTGAAGGTGCAATAATTGCAGCTGGAAGCATTGTCCCTGAGGGGATGCGTGTTAAGGAAAAGACTCTTGTGATGGGGCAGCCGGCGCGTTTTGTTCGAGAAATTAATGAACGAGATGTGCAAAAAAACTCTCAGTTGGCAGCTGAATATGTGGCACTGAAAAATGAGTACATGTAACAGGTAGCAGCAACCTCTAAAATATCTCTAACGATAAAAAAAGGAGATTGTATATGACGAATGCTAAAAAAAATATTAAAAGAAAGATATTTGTATCAAAGAGGATACAAGGATTATTTGCGCTATATACAATAATGTCTCTTTTTGCGATAGTGTTCTTTTTAGGTGCAGAATTCTTTATTTCGTTTTCTGA
The sequence above is a segment of the Candidatus Ancaeobacter aquaticus genome. Coding sequences within it:
- a CDS encoding gamma carbonic anhydrase family protein codes for the protein MNYHIHNYNNRAPSIHSTCFIAHGVVIVGDVKIAKDVSIWYNSVLRADVNKIIIGEKTNIQDSCIVHVGHNEPCIIGREVTIGHGVNLHGCTIKDNAVIGIGSIILSGAIIGEGAIIAAGSIVPEGMRVKEKTLVMGQPARFVREINERDVQKNSQLAAEYVALKNEYM